GCCTTATTACAGAAATGAACTTAAAACGACATGGTTACTAAACACACAGTTAATAACACAGGATTCTGGatttcatttcaaaatcaatcagtttttatttggtAAGGAAAACACATACATGACATCTAGAAAATAAATTCAGACCCAGCGGTCTAcatttaatttcatcaatgtTTAACATACTTCAACAGtcaattagtaaaaaaaaaaatcaaataaaaaaaataagccaAACTCTTACGATTGCTGTGTTTataattcatttatattattttacaatagagCACATCAATCAGACATGGCAAAACTGGCAGCTGACAATGCGTTTGCTGTGCCAAACCTTAGCTGTCAAGCTTTGTTTAGATGGGCAATTGTTTAGACTGGCATTTCCATCTCAAATGCTTTTAGTTTCTTTAGTATGACCAGCAAATAAAATCAGgtgcctgtaccatgatggtggctgaacaaactcagggttacaggattagttttgagttgacaaaccagtccaatccagctttgttggtaccatgaaacTGATCATAAACTTTCTCTGTCGactcaggcttgatcctgagttaatggagcgtgtgcacatgaatgtgtgacatcagtaatgagcagccaatcacatgccttaaaactgtgattCACTTCTTGTGAGAGTCGGTGCGATTCACTACCAAAGATTAAAATattgaacaatatgaagaatttaaacactTACACAGTGTGACGGTTCCCGTTACTGAATTCGTGAGCGCTTTGTGATTGGCGGCTCCACTTATGATTCACTTCAATTGGCGTCTTATTGAGTGCACCTGCTGCTGCGGTTCAGATGCCCTTTAAAAGGGATTACTAGCGGAGACAACGGCGCACTCGGATTTTGGACTTGGGATTTTTGGGTTGTGTTTGGTTTGATTCTTATTGTTTGAGCACTTTTATATCGCTACAACAGCACATTACATTAACAGCCAAGCACCCCGCTTTACACACTGATGCTGATGCGTGTGTCACTCCTTTTGTTGCTTCCCTTTTGAGCCAGGGGTTGTAACAAATTGGGGGCTCGTCCTCGTTTggttttgtaaaaaatacaaatttaaaatgatactTTGGTAATTGgttttggatgttttttttggggACGCATGCATATTAGCTCATATCCGAGATTAAGTCGTCGTGTAAAATCACCAGTTGGTAAGTACATATGTGCAATATTGTTTTGAACGATGAGTTTCCCTGTTAGGTATAGCGGCATGTTTCCTTTTGAGATGTGTCgagtttgttgttttgtgtAGTGTTGCAGTGAACTTTTTTTGAAATCCGATATGGATGAATCTGTAACGGGTGTATCTAATTTGCAATCGACTTTGTCTTTTGAGCAGCAAAAAGAGCTACTACTTTTACAGATGGAGCATGAGAAATTAAAGCAACGTTCCGAAGGGAGTAAGCTGGAGTTGGAAAGAGCAAGACTTGAAGTAGAAACCCTCAAATTGAAACTTGCGAAAGAGGGTAAGTTGTCTAATTTTGGTGAGGGACAAaccatgtctttttttttaagtgaggAACAAACCATGTCTTTTTCGCTAACTTCAAATATAAAACTGGTTCCAAAGTTCAATGAAGAAGACCCTGATATTTTCTTTACTTTGTTTGAACGCATGGCAGAAATGAGGGACTGGTCAAATGATAATTGTGTTGCTTTGCTACAATGTGTTTTAACTGGAAGAGCACAAGTAGTTTTTTCTTCAATGTCGGTTGATGACTGTAGGGATTATGATAAAGTTAAATCGGTGATTTTAAAGGCTTACGAATGTGTACCGGAAGCATACAGACAGCGTTTTCGTTTGCAGGAAAAAGAggaaatacaaacacatttagAATTTGTCAGAGATTTGAGGAGAAATTTTAATCGTTGGTGTACAGCACTGGATATTACGACATTTGATGATTTAACTCATTTGATGGTGTTAGAACAATTTAAGAACACAGTTCCGAATCGTCTTGCCGTATATATTAATGAGCACAATGTTAAAACTCCTGAAGAAGCGGCGATGTTAGCCGACGACTTTGTACTGACACATAAATCTGCATTTGTTCTTTTCTTCATCTAAAAATGACCGTGCGTTCACGGGGAAATTTGACCCGAGTAAGGTATGCAATTACTGCCGGGAGAAAGGACACTGGAAACTGGATTGTCCAGTCCTTAAGAATAAATCCAACCGAACTATTTCACGTTCACCTGTTAAGTCTGCTGCTTTAGTGGCACCAGCTCTGTCTGAGGGGATTGGAAGGTTTGAAAATCAGAAACCCGATTTTGAATCTGTCTTCTTACACTCCTTTCATTACAGAAGGTCGTGTATGTTTAGTAGGAGAGGAGGAAATCCCTGTTAAAATACTAAGGGATACTGGATCGATGGATTCGTTCATATTGGAGTCTGTCCTGCCGTTTTCTTCGCAATCACATACTGGTGAGAGCGTGTTAATTAGGGGAATAGGACTGAATGTTCTGTCTGTGCCTCTTCATAAGGTGAGCCTTCAGTCGGAGTTGATTCAAGGTGAAGTTGTAATGGGAGTACGACCAGCCTTGCCAATTGAGGGAGTTCATATTATTCTAGGAAATGGACTTGTAGGTGAGCGTGTATGGGCTGACAGTTCTGTGTTCCCTATagttactaataataaaaactaaacggAACCTAGCCACGATGCCACCTGTGTAGTGACTCGTGCAATGAAGCAGCGAGAGGATGAATTGATTAATCAAAAAACTCAGTTTAATAAAGCTTGCACTGATTTGTTTGTTCCTGATTTGTCTGCGTTGTCTTTTCCTGTGTCAGCAGAGGAATTCGGAAAAGAACAGCGAGCCGATTCCTCGTTGGATGCGCTCTTCCAGTGTGCTGTCACTCCAGCAGAGATGAGTAACCTTGCTCGTGGGTATGTTGTTAGTGATGGAGTGTTGTTGAGGAAATGGATTCCTCACAAAGGGGATTTTGTTGGAGATCCTGTTTTCCAGGTGGTGGTTCCTGTTAAGTTTCGCTGCAAAATGATCGAAATTGCACATGATCAATCAGGTCATCAGGGCGTACGTAAAACTTATGATCGCTTGTTGCGATATTACTTTTGGCCGCGTCTAAAATCTCggtttatattaagaaatgtaagACGTGTCAGCTCACTAGTAAGCCGAATCAAGTGTTGAAACCTGCACCTTTGAAACCAATTCAAGCTGCTGGTGAACCTTTTGAACACATTCTTGTTGATTGTGTCGGACCACTTCCTCGTTCTAAATCAGGAAGCAACTATTTGTTTACTGTAATGTGCTTGAACACGCGTTTTCCGGCAGCATATCCATTACGTACTATTACGTCGCGTTCTATTGTGAGAGCATTAACTCAATTTATATCTGTCTTTGGTATTCCAAAAATCATCCAAAGTGATCAGGGTTCAAATCTGACTTCTCATCTTTTTCAGCAAGTTCTGAAACAATTGCACATTAAGCATAATCAGTCTACTGTTTACCACGCACAAAGTCAGGGTGCGTTGGAGAGATTTCATCAGTCCTTAAAATCGCTTCTTCGAGCATATTGTGTACAATTAGATCAAGATTGGGAGGAAGGTTTACCCTGGATGATGTTAGCTGCTCGCGAAGTAGTGCAGGAAAGTACTGGTTTTAGCCCTAATGATTTAGTCTTTGGCCATAAAGTGCAAGGTCTCTTATCTGTTTTTCAAGGGGTTGGGAAAGTTGCAGAGCCTCCAAAAAAATTGATGGCCTATGTTTTGGGATTCAAAAACCGACTTATGCAGGCCAGAGAATTTGCCAAAGTAAACCTTGAAAAACATCAACGAAATATGAAGCGACTTTCTGATCGGACAGTTGAACGTCGAGAGTTTGAACCAGGAGATCAAGTTTTGGTACTCCGGCCAATAGTATCTTCTCCTTTTGAAGCCAAATTCGATGGCCCGTTTGTTGTGCAACGTAAGTTAAGTGATGAGAATTATGAGGTTATAACTTCGTCACGGAAAAAGTCAGTCAAACGGTACCATGTAAATTCGTTAAAACCTTACTATGAAAATGAGACTAAAGCTGTACCGAATAAGATATCTGCGCATTCTGTACTTTCTTCTGTATCTGTTGGTGAGGGGAAGATGAGTTTAGTGGGGGAGGAAGAGGAGACCATTTCTCCTGATGATTGCGTGTTCAgtggctttttaaaaattctgaatCTTTGCAGAACTTGGAGTCGACTCTCCGTTATTTACCTCATGAGAAATGTCAGGAGTTGTGCCAATTGTTACATGGTTTTCCTGAATTATTTGGAGATGCTCCTTCGTACTGATTGGGTGCAGCATGATATCGATGTGGGGGACGCAAAGCCTATCAAACAGCGTTTTTATCGTGTTTCACCTGAGAAACGGGGAATAATGGAGAAGGAAATAAAGTATATGCTAGATCACAATATTGCTGTACATTCATCTTCTGACTGGGCTTCCCCATGTTTATTAGTAGGGAAATCAGATGGAACGGTTAGATTTTGTACAGATTTCCGAAAAGTCAATAGCTTAACTAGGCCAGACTGTTTCCCTTTGCCCCGTATTGAAGATTGCGTTGACCAGGTTGGGTCCGCCAAGTTTGTCAGCAAGTTTGATTTGCTGAAGGGCTATTGGCAAGTGCCTCTAACAAAAAGAGCCCAagaaatatcatcttttgtcaCTCCGTCCGGGCTTTTTTCTTATCAGGTTATGAGTTTTGGACTTCGAAATGCTCCGGCTACGTTTCAACGCCTTATGAACACAGTAATTTCGGGTCTTGAGGGCTGTGCTGTTTATTTGGATGATTTGGTTGTTTTTAGTGACAGTTGGGAATCTCACTTAAAGCGCCTTCGCAGTGTTACAACGTCTATCTGATGCGCGGCTTACCGTAAATTTAGCAAAATGTGAGTTTGCTAAAGCGACCGTGACGTACCTCGGTAAGGTGGTGGGGAATGGTAAAGTGTGTCTGGTTCAGGCTAAAGTACAAGCCATTCAGGATTTTCCTCCGACGACAAAGAAAGAGCTCATGCGGTTTTTAGGATTAGTAGGATATTACCGATCGTTCTGTTGTAATTTCTCCACAGTAGTGGCACCTCTTACTGATTTATTGAAAGGTAAGACAAAGTTTATCTGGTCCTCTAGCTGTCAACTGGCTTTTGAAAATGTCAAGTCCTTGTTGTGCTCAGCACCCGTGCTTTTGGCTCCATGTTTCGATAAAACGTTCACTTTGCACGTCGATGCCAGTAACGTGGGAGCTGGGGCTGTTCTTCAGCAGTCTGATGAGAAGGGAGTCGAACATCCTGTCAGTTTCTTTTCGAGGAAGTTTAATTCTTATCAGCGTCACTACTCTACCGTTGAGAAAGAAGCATTAGGTCTTATTTGGGCATTGCAGCATTTCTCTGTTTATCTTAATTCTAGTGCACCAATTGTTATATATACAGATCACAATCCTTTGACTTTTTTGAATTCTCTACAGTGTCCGAACCAGAGGCTGATCCGGTGGTCCCTGTTTTTGCAGTCTTTCTGCTTGGATATTCGTCATGTTCAAGGATCTGAAAACGTGGTAGCGGATGCGCTATCGCGCGTTCCAAATACACCATAATGTATTGACTGTTTTTGGTATATTATGTGATTTTGTGTCCCATTATGTTTTGTTACAGGTCTCTTTGTAGGAGTCCCTGTCTTATGGGGAGGGGTGTGACTGTTCCCGTTACTGAATTCTTGAGCGCTTTGTGATTGGCGGCTCCACTTATGATTCACTTCAATTGGCGTCTTATTGAGTGCACCTGCTGCTGCGGTTCAGACGCCCTTTAAAAGGGATTACTAGCGGAGACAACGGCGCGCTCGGATTTTGGACTTGGGATTTTTGGGTTGTGTTTGGTTTGATTCTTATTGTTTGAGCACTTTTATATCGCTACAACAGCACATTACATTAACAGCCAAGCACCCCGCTTTACACACTGATGCTGATGTTTTCAGAAATATTGTtagttgttttgttgtgttttgttttactgtagTGGTTTATTTTTGAGCTTAATAAAGCCTTTTCTTCTTGAGCTTTACGTTTGCGTGCGTCCCTCCTTTTGTTGCTTCCCTTTTGAGCCAGGGGTCGTAACAACAGCAAGATGAAACGATTTATCTATGAAAGAGGAAAACATAAAGAATTAtctatgtttatattaatttcaaataaaagcttaattattactattaaactaaatTGGCTTGTGTAATTGATTAAggattaatttatataatgattatataaataatataaaaaaattataaaaaataatcatctctaaaaatcagatgattttatctttaaaaatgttttactacgTAGCGTCCTTTCATTTGGagtaagagaaactggaggagtggctttattgcgtCAGAGATGTCACTTTtcttgaagctgattggtcaaatttcggtttgagatctctaaaccagaacataacctgccccggagcaggttagctgtggagcgtaagttactatggcgatgaacactgctaaaagccaaagcactttcatggtacctaaaacccagagttgtcacaaactaaactgaaacttacctggctagccagtaAACCgacttcatggtacaggccccaggtgtTAACAAAGCTGTACCTAttgtttttttgctgtttattgGAATGCAAGTCACCATTAGATCAGATTTCAAGCAGTTTTTCTCATCATTTGGGATGATGAAATATGATCATATGGGAAACAGCACATTTTTGTATATCCTTGaaaggaatagttaacccaaaaaatgaaaatttgctgaaaaatgcactcaggccatccaaggtTATTTTTGGAACAGATCATTGGAAAAGATTTgaataaatttagcattacatcatttgctcaccaatggatcctctgcagtgaatgggtgccatcagaatgagagtctgaacagctgataaaaacataacagtaatccacaccactccagtgcatcaattaacatcttgcgGAGTGAAAAGCTttgtgtttgttaaaaaacaaatcaaacttcaaaccattgtttTTGTACAAAATACGAGTCTTCTATTGTgaaaagtcatcttgtctgaatcaggagagaaatatgcacagattatGCCCCGTTTACAAGCGGAAAATAAAAAGTCCAAAATGGTTCTAAACAGACATGCCAGTGGATTTTGACGTAAGAGGACAACAGggaatggactttttcactggagaaagcgttattattgattatggactcatattttattcagaagCGACAGTTTAGAGTTTGCAAACATGCATCTTTTTCACTTTataagatgttaactgatggactggagtggtgtggattacttgtggattattgagatgtttttatcagttgtttagactctaattctgacggcacccattcactgcaaatgatccattggtgagcaagtgatgtaatgctaatttctccaaatctgttttgatgaagaaacaaactcattttgaTCTTGGATGGCCTAGGGCAAGTAAAAATTCtgcaaatgtaaatttttgggtgaactcaaACTATGTAACATTAATTATAGTGAATAGTAATACTTTTGGAATAAACAGGTCAGATTGCATAACCTGAGAAATGTGTCGACAGTCAGAactataaaaagtaaaaagtaaaaccAAATCAGATTTGTGTGCATTGTGAACAAAGTCCAAGAAGCTCCTAATGGCATGCAGAGAATATAAAATTGAGCTGCTAACTGAATACTGAATCAGGATACAActgtacaaattaaaatatctgACTCAAGATGATATTCCTCCTTGACTTCACTGCATGATGTACCTCTTTGCTGAGGTCAAGGCAACAGTCTCACCAACTATCTACGCCGGCTCTAAAGAAGCAGAGtttgtatattgtattatatattgtgattTATGTATCATTACCTTTGATGTATTATCATTACCTTTGATGGCCTGTCAGGCTGATTCATCATATGTGGATTTGTAGCTTTCTTTGTTTTCTGGCATCTTatttttccataaaaaaaatgatttcttgTGAAAGCCTATTTCTGGTGCACGCAGAGAGTTGAGAATAGCTGGGTTTGAGTTTAAAAAAGGCCTCAGAGCgaataaaattaatatctgaATACCCTTtggaaatggaaatggaaaactTAATGAATAAAGAAGCATTGACG
The sequence above is a segment of the Onychostoma macrolepis isolate SWU-2019 chromosome 22, ASM1243209v1, whole genome shotgun sequence genome. Coding sequences within it:
- the LOC131531435 gene encoding uncharacterized protein LOC131531435 isoform X9; translated protein: MDESVTGVSNLQSTLSFEQQKELLLLQMEHEKLKQRSEGSKLELERARLEVETLKLKLAKEEGRVCLVGEEEIPVKILRDTGSMDSFILESVLPFSSQSHTAEEFGKEQRADSSLDALFQCAVTPAEMSNLARGSLCRSPCLMGRGVTVPVTEFLSAL
- the LOC131531435 gene encoding uncharacterized protein LOC131531435 isoform X6, which produces MDESVTGVSNLQSTLSFEQQKELLLLQMEHEKLKQRSEGSKLELERARLEVETLKLKLAKEEGRVCLVGEEEIPVKILRDTGSMDSFILESVLPFSSQSHTGESVLIRGIGLNVLSVPLHKVSLQSELIQGEVVMGVRPALPIEGVHIILGNGLVAEEFGKEQRADSSLDALFQCAVTPAEMSNLARGSLCRSPCLMGRGVTVPVTEFLSAL
- the LOC131531435 gene encoding uncharacterized protein LOC131531435 isoform X2, which codes for MDESVTGVSNLQSTLSFEQQKELLLLQMEHEKLKQRSEGSKLELERARLEVETLKLKLAKEEGRVCLVGEEEIPVKILRDTGSMDSFILESVLPFSSQSHTGESVLIRGIGLNVLSVPLHKVSLQSELIQGEVVMGVRPALPIEGVHIILGNGLVAEEFGKEQRADSSLDALFQCAVTPAEMSNLARGYVVSDGVLLRKWIPHKGDFVGDPVFQVVVPVKFRCKMIEIAHDQSGHQGVRKTYDRLLRYYFWPRLKSRFILRNVRRVSSLVSRIKC
- the LOC131531435 gene encoding uncharacterized protein LOC131531435 isoform X5, with product MDESVTGVSNLQSTLSFEQQKELLLLQMEHEKLKQRSEGSKLELERARLEVETLKLKLAKEEGRVCLVGEEEIPVKILRDTGSMDSFILESVLPFSSQSHTAEEFGKEQRADSSLDALFQCAVTPAEMSNLARGYVVSDGVLLRKWIPHKGDFVGDPVFQVVVPVKFRCKMIEIAHDQSGHQGVRKTYDRLLRYYFWPRLKSRFILRNVRRVSSLVSRIKC
- the LOC131531435 gene encoding uncharacterized protein LOC131531435 isoform X3 produces the protein MDESVTGVSNLQSTLSFEQQKELLLLQMEHEKLKQRSEGSKLELERARLEVETLKLKLAKEEGRVCLVGEEEIPVKILRDTGSMDSFILESVLPFSSQSHTGESVLIRGIGLNVLSVPLHKVSLQSELIQGEVVMGVRPALPIEGVHIILGNGLVEEFGKEQRADSSLDALFQCAVTPAEMSNLARGYVVSDGVLLRKWIPHKGDFVGDPVFQVVVPVKFRCKMIEIAHDQSGHQGVRKTYDRLLRYYFWPRLKSRFILRNVRRVSSLVSRIKC
- the LOC131531435 gene encoding uncharacterized protein LOC131531435 isoform X8, whose translation is MDESVTGVSNLQSTLSFEQQKELLLLQMEHEKLKQRSEGSKLELERARLEVETLKLKLAKEEGRVCLVGEEEIPVKILRDTGSMDSFILESVLPFSSQSHTGESVLIRGIGLNVLSVPLHKVSLQSELIQGEVVMGVRPALPIEGVHIILGNGLVEEFGKEQRADSSLDALFQCAVTPAEMSNLARGVRTRG
- the LOC131531435 gene encoding uncharacterized protein LOC131531435 isoform X7, whose product is MDESVTGVSNLQSTLSFEQQKELLLLQMEHEKLKQRSEGSKLELERARLEVETLKLKLAKEEGRVCLVGEEEIPVKILRDTGSMDSFILESVLPFSSQSHTGESVLIRGIGLNVLSVPLHKVSLQSELIQGEVVMGVRPALPIEGVHIILGNGLVEEFGKEQRADSSLDALFQCAVTPAEMSNLARGSLCRSPCLMGRGVTVPVTEFLSAL
- the LOC131531435 gene encoding uncharacterized protein LOC131531435 isoform X4, with protein sequence MEHEKLKQRSEGSKLELERARLEVETLKLKLAKEEGRVCLVGEEEIPVKILRDTGSMDSFILESVLPFSSQSHTGESVLIRGIGLNVLSVPLHKVSLQSELIQGEVVMGVRPALPIEGVHIILGNGLVAEEFGKEQRADSSLDALFQCAVTPAEMSNLARGYVVSDGVLLRKWIPHKGDFVGDPVFQVVVPVKFRCKMIEIAHDQSGHQGVRKTYDRLLRYYFWPRLKSRFILRNVRRVSSLVSRIKC
- the LOC131531435 gene encoding uncharacterized protein LOC131531435 isoform X1, producing MCLNTRFPAAYPLRTITSRSIVRALTQFISVFGIPKIIQSDQGSNLTSHLFQQVLKQLHIKHNQSTVYHAQSQGALERFHQSLKSLLRAYCVQLDQDWEEGLPWMMLAAREVVQESTGFSPNDLVFGHKVQGLLSVFQGVGKVAEPPKKLMAYVLGFKNRLMQAREFAKVNLEKHQRNMKRLSDRTVERREFEPGDQVLVLRPIVSSPFEAKFDGPFVVQRKLSDENYEVITSSRKKSVKRYHVNSLKPYYENETKAVPNKISAHSVLSSVSVGEGKMSLVGEEEETISPDDCVFSGFLKILNLCRTWSRLSVIYLMRNVRSCANCYMVFLNYLEMLLRTDWVQHDIDVGDAKPIKQRFYRVSPEKRGIMEKEIKYMLDHNIAVHSSSDWASPCLLVGKSDGTVRFCTDFRKVNSLTRPDCFPLPRIEDCVDQVGSAKFVSKFDLLKGYWQVPLTKRAQEISSFVTPSGLFSYQVMSFGLRNAPATFQRLMNTVISGLEGCAVYLDDLVVFSDSWESHLKRLRSVTTSI